The following coding sequences lie in one Thermosulfuriphilus ammonigenes genomic window:
- the argF gene encoding ornithine carbamoyltransferase: protein MPRHFLRVLDLSTEEILDLLKQALQLKERSRRGIPHRPLVGKILGLIFEKPSTRTRVSFEAAMYRLGGETTFLSTRDLQLQRGEPLKDTARVLSGYLHALVIRTFGQEVVEELARWAKIPVINGLTDQHHPCQVLSDLLTVMEKKGDISCIRVAWVGDGNNVAHSWIEAAARLGFELVLACPEGFDPDPQILAEAQALAGDRIRLLRRPEEAVAGADVVNTDVWASMGQEKEADVRRKVFSPYQVNASLMAQAKKEAIFLHCLPAHRGEEVTEEVLEGPQSVVWEQAENKMWLHMALLEWLLNPENS, encoded by the coding sequence ATGCCCAGACATTTTCTGAGGGTCTTGGATCTCAGCACCGAAGAGATACTAGATCTTCTTAAGCAGGCCTTGCAGCTCAAAGAGAGAAGTCGCCGGGGAATTCCCCATAGACCGCTGGTGGGCAAAATATTAGGTCTCATCTTTGAGAAGCCCTCTACCAGGACCAGGGTTTCTTTTGAGGCCGCCATGTATCGTTTAGGTGGTGAGACGACCTTCTTGTCCACCCGGGATCTTCAGCTCCAGCGCGGTGAACCCCTGAAGGATACCGCCCGGGTGCTTTCAGGTTATCTCCATGCCTTGGTTATCCGCACCTTTGGTCAGGAGGTGGTCGAGGAGCTGGCCCGATGGGCCAAGATCCCGGTAATCAACGGCCTTACCGACCAGCACCATCCCTGTCAGGTCCTCTCGGATCTTTTAACGGTTATGGAAAAAAAGGGCGACATTTCCTGCATCCGGGTGGCCTGGGTAGGAGATGGCAACAACGTCGCCCACTCGTGGATAGAGGCCGCGGCCCGCCTGGGGTTCGAACTTGTCCTGGCCTGTCCGGAAGGTTTCGATCCCGATCCCCAGATACTGGCCGAGGCCCAGGCCCTAGCCGGTGACCGTATTCGCCTTCTCCGAAGGCCAGAGGAGGCCGTGGCCGGAGCCGATGTAGTCAACACCGATGTCTGGGCCAGTATGGGCCAGGAAAAGGAGGCGGATGTCCGGAGGAAGGTCTTCTCCCCTTATCAGGTAAACGCCTCTCTGATGGCCCAAGCCAAAAAAGAGGCCATTTTTCTCCACTGTCTTCCCGCCCACCGGGGGGAGGAAGTCACCGAAGAGGTTCTTGAAGGCCCCCAGTCGGTGGTCTGGGAGCAGGCGGAAAACAAAATGTGGCTCCACATGGCCCTGCTGGAGTGGCTTCTTAATCCAGAAAATAGCTAA
- the aroF gene encoding 3-deoxy-7-phosphoheptulonate synthase yields the protein MLVVMAKGATEEDIRRVEEVIRGHGWEAKVIPGGERTAIGVLRNKGPIDPGIFLQLPGVKEAIPVSKPYKLVSREMKPVPTQIKLPGGLNIGDGQLILMAGPCAVESLNQAMTIARAVKAAGARVFRAGAFKPRTSPYSFQGLGEEGLKILAKVREETGLLIVTEATDHEVLDLVEEYADIIQIGARNMQNYRLLRRAGQAQKPILLKRGMCASVEELLMAAEYIMAEGNSQIILCERGIRTFANHSRNTLDLGLIPYLRRETHLPIVVDPSHAAGRRDLVIPLAKAAAAVGVDGLLVEVHHQPEKALSDGPQSLYPRQFEELVNELKAMNLFLEE from the coding sequence ATGCTGGTAGTGATGGCCAAAGGGGCCACAGAAGAAGATATCCGGCGGGTAGAGGAGGTTATCAGGGGCCACGGCTGGGAGGCCAAAGTCATTCCAGGAGGGGAGCGGACAGCCATCGGTGTCCTTCGCAACAAAGGTCCCATTGACCCGGGGATCTTCCTCCAGTTGCCGGGGGTAAAAGAGGCCATCCCCGTCTCCAAGCCCTACAAGCTAGTCTCCCGAGAGATGAAGCCTGTCCCAACCCAGATAAAGCTTCCCGGGGGGCTGAACATCGGCGATGGGCAGCTGATCCTTATGGCCGGACCATGCGCCGTAGAGAGCCTCAACCAGGCCATGACCATTGCCCGGGCCGTTAAGGCCGCCGGAGCTCGTGTCTTCCGGGCCGGGGCCTTTAAACCGCGCACCTCACCCTACTCCTTTCAGGGGCTGGGCGAAGAAGGGCTTAAGATCCTGGCCAAAGTCCGGGAGGAAACAGGTCTTTTAATTGTTACCGAGGCCACAGATCATGAGGTTCTGGATCTGGTCGAGGAGTACGCGGATATTATCCAGATCGGGGCCAGAAACATGCAGAACTATCGTCTCCTCCGCCGGGCCGGCCAGGCCCAAAAGCCCATCCTTCTCAAACGGGGTATGTGCGCCAGTGTGGAAGAACTCCTTATGGCGGCCGAATACATAATGGCCGAGGGCAATTCCCAGATAATCCTCTGTGAACGAGGCATTCGAACCTTTGCCAACCACTCCCGTAACACCCTAGACCTGGGCCTCATTCCTTATCTGCGTCGGGAGACCCATCTACCCATAGTGGTTGATCCCAGCCATGCCGCCGGTCGCCGCGACCTGGTTATCCCTCTAGCCAAGGCCGCTGCCGCCGTAGGCGTAGATGGACTTCTGGTAGAGGTTCACCACCAGCCAGAAAAGGCCCTCTCAGACGGTCCTCAATCCCTCTACCCCCGGCAGTTTGAAGAATTGGTAAACGAACTTAAAGCCATGAATCTCTTCTTGGAAGAATAA
- a CDS encoding ABC transporter substrate-binding protein: MFKRWVWLGIVGLFSLWGCQSLQPQPIKIGLAIDLSGSGGVVGEYIRNGVMLAVREINEAGGINGRRLKLIIQDDAGTHQGALTADQRLVSQGVVAILGHSTSSTTLVGHSYLSSRKILEITAYATTSELSGRDDFLFRTCVDTRLYARVIARYLKDRGYHRVVTLLDVGNFAYSLDLYRYLATIFPGTIDFVRYHPAKDRSRYKSLVERILSLRPEVVFLLTDTYTTAFFVQRLRQAGFKGNFLATIWAQSPELKEFGGPATEGLELISYVPCQRKTRAYKALKEKVKRYFHHSLTAWTATGYEMVEVLSQALKACPQAQPDCLKEALLKGTFPTVLGQIHFDPYGDVVRPLYLIKIQNNRFVDLGIIEP; encoded by the coding sequence ATGTTCAAGAGGTGGGTCTGGTTGGGGATCGTGGGGCTTTTTTCCCTTTGGGGATGTCAAAGCCTCCAGCCTCAGCCCATAAAGATTGGTCTGGCCATTGATTTGAGTGGTTCTGGAGGCGTGGTGGGCGAGTATATTCGCAACGGGGTGATGCTGGCTGTCCGGGAAATCAATGAAGCCGGGGGTATAAATGGACGCCGGCTTAAGTTGATCATCCAGGACGATGCCGGCACCCATCAGGGAGCCCTGACCGCCGATCAAAGGCTAGTTTCTCAGGGGGTAGTGGCCATATTGGGGCATTCTACCTCCTCGACAACCCTTGTTGGTCACTCATACCTTTCTTCGCGGAAGATTTTGGAGATTACCGCCTATGCCACCACCTCGGAGCTTTCCGGCAGGGACGATTTTCTTTTTCGCACCTGTGTGGACACCAGGCTCTATGCCCGGGTAATTGCCCGCTACCTTAAAGACAGGGGGTATCACCGGGTGGTTACCTTGCTCGATGTGGGCAATTTTGCCTACTCTTTGGATCTCTATCGCTACCTGGCCACCATCTTCCCGGGGACGATAGACTTTGTGCGGTATCATCCGGCGAAAGATCGCTCCCGTTATAAGAGCCTGGTGGAGCGCATTCTTTCCCTAAGGCCCGAGGTGGTCTTTCTTTTAACCGATACCTATACCACCGCCTTTTTTGTCCAGCGACTCCGGCAGGCGGGCTTTAAGGGCAACTTTTTGGCCACTATCTGGGCCCAAAGCCCGGAGCTTAAAGAATTTGGCGGTCCAGCCACAGAGGGCCTGGAGCTGATCTCCTATGTCCCCTGTCAGCGAAAGACCAGAGCCTACAAGGCCCTTAAGGAAAAGGTCAAAAGATATTTTCATCACTCCCTGACAGCCTGGACAGCTACCGGATACGAAATGGTAGAAGTCCTCTCCCAGGCCCTTAAGGCCTGCCCCCAGGCCCAGCCCGACTGTCTCAAGGAAGCCCTACTTAAAGGCACCTTCCCTACTGTTTTAGGGCAGATCCATTTTGACCCTTATGGAGACGTTGTCCGCCCTCTTTATTTGATAAAAATTCAGAACAATCGTTTTGTTGATCTCGGGATAATTGAACCATGA
- a CDS encoding hybrid sensor histidine kinase/response regulator: MKPLTVSLRNAIIVIGIFWFMLSFVLVFLAQKREREEFYATLIISRVGLFCETLGESISEKAQTIEQLIAHGRNHPDELLKRLDFLPPKDLFYLLDPQGQIVAIRKGYEEYLGLDLSRVSYVLEETRGTEVRQSFFSQRPVVIWVWRLDGGQSLVLEMDLSFIARVARSFDRAILGHEGLLFVLSQTGSVVYHPEEEFVRTRHNLGFDMVSQEDIDDSELFQVTFHNRSYFAYRRKIPYVGGWQAYYVIPVTAVWKAVFRDTFLAGVAMGGILVLILFSIHHLLARRFSRPVTKLVEAIAQLEKKSANALIPNHIAGETWELQTIVRAINDLVADLKRANEELLASKEGAEEVKGFLETIISNLSIGLAVLEPDGRVRLVNPTLCAMVGRDEEELIDLPCYTGFRRRETPCPECSLEEVAAGKVASARTVVSVLRDQEPFYYEVILSPVRDASGKVRQIIELVRDITEMRRAEEEKEALQAQLIQAQKMEAIGRLTAGICHDFNNILMAVMGNVELLLYTTDEGDTAYQRLIVIKEAVERANRLTRDLLAFSRRQIFSPKVIDLNELIENLKNLLQRTLGEDIRLRLNLVERVWPIKVDPSHLEQIILNLAVNAREAMEEGGELLIKTENIEVDSSWAERYQMPPGAYVRLTVADTGCGIPEEIQDKIFEPFFTTKKEGTGLGLATVYGIVRQNRGHIHVFSRPGEGTTFYIYLPRADEAMVASEEGGREESPAGGQETILVVEDEDWVRNLIVELLSSQGYHVLSAEDGPTALKVAEEYQGPIHLVVSDIVMPGMKGPELVKKLWEHRPRMAALFISGYPKDSFNLEALGLSHLSFLAKPFSTKDLLSRVREILDGQQATAEGK, encoded by the coding sequence ATGAAGCCTCTGACCGTCTCCCTCCGCAACGCCATCATTGTCATCGGAATTTTCTGGTTCATGCTCTCATTTGTTCTGGTTTTCTTGGCCCAGAAAAGGGAGCGGGAGGAGTTTTATGCCACCTTAATTATCTCTCGGGTAGGGCTTTTCTGTGAGACCTTAGGAGAATCCATTTCTGAAAAGGCCCAGACCATCGAACAACTCATTGCCCATGGCCGTAATCATCCAGATGAGCTTCTCAAGCGTCTGGATTTCCTGCCACCTAAAGATCTCTTCTATCTTCTTGATCCTCAGGGCCAGATAGTGGCCATTCGTAAAGGTTACGAGGAGTACTTAGGCCTTGATCTTTCTCGGGTGAGCTATGTCCTTGAGGAGACTAGGGGAACAGAGGTCCGTCAGTCCTTTTTTAGCCAGCGTCCGGTAGTTATTTGGGTCTGGCGTCTTGATGGAGGCCAAAGCCTGGTCCTGGAGATGGATTTGAGCTTCATCGCTCGGGTGGCTCGTTCTTTTGATCGGGCCATTCTTGGTCATGAAGGACTCCTTTTCGTTCTTTCTCAGACGGGCTCGGTGGTCTATCATCCGGAGGAAGAGTTTGTCCGCACCAGGCACAACCTGGGGTTTGATATGGTATCCCAGGAGGATATCGATGATTCGGAGCTCTTCCAGGTAACCTTCCACAACCGGAGCTATTTTGCCTATCGGCGAAAGATTCCCTATGTCGGTGGATGGCAGGCCTATTATGTTATCCCCGTAACCGCAGTCTGGAAGGCTGTTTTTCGGGATACCTTTTTAGCCGGCGTGGCCATGGGAGGGATCCTGGTCTTGATCCTCTTTTCCATCCATCATCTTCTTGCCAGACGCTTTTCCCGGCCGGTGACCAAGCTAGTGGAGGCCATCGCCCAGCTGGAGAAAAAGTCGGCCAATGCCCTTATCCCGAACCATATAGCCGGCGAGACCTGGGAACTTCAAACTATTGTTCGGGCCATCAACGACCTGGTGGCTGACCTTAAGCGGGCCAACGAGGAGCTTTTGGCCTCCAAGGAGGGGGCCGAGGAGGTCAAAGGCTTCCTGGAAACCATTATCAGCAATCTGAGCATTGGTTTGGCCGTCCTTGAACCCGACGGCCGTGTGCGTCTGGTTAACCCGACCCTCTGCGCCATGGTTGGACGGGATGAAGAAGAACTCATAGATCTCCCCTGTTACACGGGCTTCCGAAGGCGGGAGACCCCGTGTCCCGAATGTTCTTTGGAGGAAGTGGCCGCTGGTAAGGTGGCCTCGGCCAGGACTGTAGTCTCCGTCCTCCGAGATCAGGAGCCTTTTTACTATGAGGTGATTCTCTCTCCGGTCAGAGATGCCTCGGGAAAGGTGCGGCAGATAATCGAACTCGTCAGGGATATTACCGAGATGAGGCGGGCCGAGGAGGAGAAGGAGGCCCTTCAGGCCCAGCTCATTCAGGCCCAAAAGATGGAGGCTATCGGCCGGTTAACGGCTGGCATCTGTCATGATTTCAATAACATCCTTATGGCCGTCATGGGCAATGTGGAGCTTCTACTATACACTACCGATGAGGGTGACACGGCCTATCAGAGGCTGATAGTTATAAAAGAGGCCGTAGAAAGGGCCAATCGGCTCACCCGAGACCTGCTGGCCTTCTCCCGACGTCAGATATTCTCCCCCAAGGTGATAGACTTAAACGAACTCATTGAGAACCTGAAGAATCTCCTTCAGCGGACTTTGGGAGAAGACATCAGGCTTCGACTCAACCTGGTGGAGAGAGTCTGGCCTATCAAGGTTGACCCCTCTCATCTGGAGCAGATCATCCTTAACCTGGCTGTCAACGCCCGTGAGGCCATGGAGGAGGGAGGAGAACTCCTCATTAAGACCGAAAATATCGAAGTTGATTCTTCCTGGGCGGAACGTTACCAGATGCCCCCTGGGGCCTATGTCCGCCTGACGGTGGCCGATACCGGTTGCGGGATTCCGGAGGAGATTCAAGACAAGATTTTTGAGCCCTTCTTTACCACCAAAAAGGAGGGTACCGGGCTGGGGTTGGCCACGGTTTATGGAATCGTCCGCCAGAATCGGGGGCATATTCACGTCTTTAGCCGGCCTGGTGAAGGAACCACTTTTTACATCTATCTTCCTCGCGCTGATGAAGCTATGGTGGCTTCGGAGGAGGGCGGCCGGGAAGAGTCTCCCGCTGGGGGGCAGGAAACAATACTGGTGGTAGAAGATGAAGACTGGGTGCGCAACCTAATTGTCGAACTGTTGTCCAGCCAGGGCTATCATGTCCTTTCGGCCGAGGATGGGCCTACGGCCCTTAAGGTGGCCGAGGAATATCAAGGCCCTATACATCTTGTCGTTTCGGATATTGTCATGCCCGGAATGAAGGGACCAGAGCTGGTCAAGAAGCTTTGGGAACATCGGCCCCGGATGGCAGCCCTTTTTATCTCTGGCTACCCCAAAGATTCTTTTAATCTGGAGGCCCTGGGATTGTCACATCTTTCTTTTCTGGCTAAGCCCTTCAGCACTAAAGATCTCCTCTCCCGGGTGAGAGAGATCCTTGACGGACAACAGGCGACGGCAGAGGGTAAATAA
- a CDS encoding HAD-IA family hydrolase: protein MKIKALLFDAEGTLFHIHPTVGAVYAKSLRGLGIKVDPEILEDRFRQAWRKGRLKLRANPSPQRCQRIWRQIFSQTVAGLIPPDLLEPAFRLAYQAFGRREAFRLAAGARRALSWLKEEKILLAIVSNWDGRLRELLVDFGLHDYFEAIVLACEAKVAKPDPRILKVALNRLGVTPQQAVLIGNDPEEDLPAAKSLGMPAVLYRQQMDLFTLCRRLLSVKDLSHPGEEIFSAEGLSQKRKM from the coding sequence TTGAAGATTAAGGCCCTCCTCTTTGACGCTGAAGGAACCCTCTTTCACATTCACCCTACTGTAGGGGCTGTCTATGCTAAGTCCTTGAGAGGGCTGGGCATTAAAGTTGATCCGGAGATCCTTGAAGATCGCTTTCGTCAGGCCTGGCGGAAGGGGCGTCTTAAGCTACGTGCCAACCCCAGCCCCCAAAGATGCCAAAGGATCTGGAGGCAGATATTTAGCCAGACGGTAGCGGGGCTCATCCCCCCTGATCTGCTTGAGCCGGCCTTTAGACTTGCCTACCAGGCCTTTGGTCGCCGGGAGGCCTTCCGTCTGGCCGCCGGGGCCAGAAGGGCCCTTTCGTGGCTCAAAGAAGAAAAAATCCTCTTGGCCATTGTCTCTAACTGGGATGGACGCCTAAGAGAACTTTTGGTTGATTTTGGACTCCACGATTACTTCGAGGCCATTGTTCTGGCCTGTGAAGCAAAGGTGGCCAAGCCAGACCCCCGGATCCTAAAGGTGGCCTTAAATAGGCTTGGAGTCACCCCCCAACAGGCCGTCCTCATCGGGAATGATCCCGAGGAAGATCTCCCAGCGGCCAAATCCTTAGGAATGCCGGCCGTCCTCTACCGCCAGCAGATGGATTTATTTACCCTCTGCCGTCGCCTGTTGTCCGTCAAGGATCTCTCTCACCCGGGAGAGGAGATCTTTAGTGCTGAAGGGCTTAGCCAGAAAAGAAAGATGTGA
- the bioD gene encoding dethiobiotin synthase — translation MILFVVGTDTGIGKTVATGILARALMGGGKRVITQKPVQTGTTSPEDIECHRRVMELPPDPPELLKLTCPYIFPYPAAPETAARVAGKDISLETIIKAAQTLARKHDFLLIEGAGGLLVPLTATTTTADLILALKAKAVVVSPARLGTINHTLLTLEALKTRGIPVKGLVYNLFLAKDPFLAQESLRAITQRADIARTFTLPPLEGLSADKKLLEAARRFLLED, via the coding sequence ATGATCCTCTTTGTGGTCGGCACTGACACCGGGATCGGCAAGACCGTGGCCACAGGAATCCTGGCTCGAGCCCTCATGGGGGGAGGCAAACGAGTGATCACCCAAAAACCAGTCCAGACCGGGACCACCTCTCCCGAAGACATAGAATGCCACCGCCGGGTAATGGAGCTTCCTCCCGACCCACCAGAGCTCCTTAAACTCACCTGTCCCTATATCTTCCCCTATCCCGCGGCCCCGGAGACTGCGGCCCGGGTGGCCGGAAAAGACATCTCCCTTGAGACCATCATTAAGGCGGCCCAAACCCTGGCCCGGAAGCACGACTTTCTCCTTATTGAGGGAGCCGGCGGTCTGCTGGTCCCCCTTACCGCTACCACGACCACAGCCGATCTTATTCTGGCCCTTAAAGCCAAGGCGGTGGTTGTCTCACCAGCCCGGCTGGGAACCATCAACCACACCCTGCTGACTTTAGAGGCCCTGAAGACTAGAGGAATCCCCGTCAAAGGCCTGGTCTATAATCTCTTTTTGGCCAAAGATCCCTTTCTGGCCCAAGAGAGCCTTAGGGCCATCACCCAACGGGCCGATATAGCCCGGACCTTTACCCTACCGCCCCTGGAGGGGTTGTCTGCCGACAAGAAGCTCCTTGAAGCCGCCAGGAGGTTTCTCCTTGAAGATTAA
- a CDS encoding methyltransferase domain-containing protein — protein MKPDRLKRRLRLRFSKAFPLYEAQALIQKEMATELVRALEALKRKFDRVLEIGAGTGLFSREALRRLPIRSYLASDIVPEAGGYLRGLPLFFVAADGEDLSWVRGKFDLIVSNATFQWFLAPQKAFVQMAGRLTPGGILAFTTFGPETMAEVFTTARRPGPILSHEEIKALKEDYFIPLKERTWQKKLYFSSPREVLNHIRATGAMGHFRPLWSLKDLRKWEMAYQRLAGPRGLPLTYQPMLFVWERRR, from the coding sequence ATGAAGCCTGACAGGCTTAAGAGACGCCTCCGCCTCCGCTTCTCCAAGGCCTTTCCCCTTTATGAGGCCCAAGCCCTCATTCAAAAAGAAATGGCCACAGAGCTTGTGCGCGCCCTTGAAGCCCTGAAAAGAAAATTTGACCGGGTCCTTGAGATTGGGGCCGGAACAGGCCTCTTCTCAAGGGAGGCCTTAAGACGTCTTCCTATCAGGAGCTACCTGGCCAGCGATATTGTACCTGAGGCCGGAGGCTATCTCCGGGGCCTTCCGCTTTTCTTTGTTGCTGCCGACGGAGAAGATCTCTCCTGGGTCAGGGGAAAATTTGACCTCATTGTCTCCAACGCCACCTTCCAGTGGTTTCTCGCCCCCCAGAAGGCCTTTGTCCAGATGGCCGGCAGGCTTACCCCCGGAGGAATCTTGGCCTTTACCACCTTTGGCCCGGAGACCATGGCCGAGGTCTTTACCACCGCCAGACGCCCCGGGCCCATCCTTTCCCACGAAGAGATAAAAGCCTTAAAAGAAGACTATTTTATTCCTCTCAAGGAGCGCACCTGGCAAAAGAAACTCTATTTCAGCAGCCCCAGGGAGGTTTTAAACCATATCCGAGCTACCGGGGCCATGGGACACTTTAGGCCCCTCTGGTCTCTTAAAGATCTAAGAAAGTGGGAGATGGCTTACCAAAGGTTAGCTGGCCCCCGGGGGCTACCTCTTACCTATCAACCAATGCTCTTTGTGTGGGAGAGAAGAAGATGA
- a CDS encoding pimeloyl-ACP methyl esterase BioG family protein — protein sequence MNLVFLIREGRPELVLFFTGWAMDERPFLPLIKGPYDLALVYDYRQIRLPDLPPYPRIHVLAWSAGVSVALSLIDRLSADTWTFINGTGAFCHPDWGIHPRIMTRTISALKASPQKTLEAFYKNMFQGEEGLKRFWQNRPRRNPTEILEELKALTALEARRVVPKGKVNILVGTRDRIVPPRSQKAFWVRFGFNYQEKNWGHFPFYRFQHLGNLLGKGTNEA from the coding sequence ATGAACCTGGTCTTTTTGATCCGTGAGGGCCGACCAGAGTTGGTCCTCTTCTTTACGGGCTGGGCCATGGATGAACGGCCCTTCCTCCCCTTAATCAAGGGCCCCTATGACTTGGCCTTAGTTTATGACTATCGCCAGATTCGCCTTCCCGACCTTCCCCCTTACCCACGGATACACGTCTTAGCCTGGTCTGCCGGAGTTTCTGTGGCCCTCTCCCTGATCGATCGCCTTTCGGCCGACACCTGGACTTTCATAAACGGCACCGGGGCCTTCTGTCACCCCGACTGGGGCATACACCCCCGGATCATGACTCGAACCATTTCCGCCCTTAAAGCCAGCCCTCAGAAAACCCTTGAGGCTTTTTATAAAAACATGTTTCAGGGAGAAGAGGGGCTTAAACGCTTCTGGCAAAATCGCCCCCGGCGAAATCCAACCGAGATTCTGGAAGAACTCAAGGCCCTCACGGCCCTTGAGGCCAGGAGAGTGGTTCCTAAAGGGAAGGTAAATATCCTGGTAGGAACAAGAGACAGAATAGTTCCTCCCCGGAGCCAGAAAGCCTTCTGGGTAAGGTTTGGTTTTAATTATCAGGAAAAAAACTGGGGGCATTTCCCCTTCTATCGTTTCCAGCATTTGGGAAATCTTCTGGGGAAAGGGACAAATGAAGCCTGA
- a CDS encoding aminotransferase class I/II-fold pyridoxal phosphate-dependent enzyme, producing MAWEAYEAELAEIDLRGEKRRLLSVEARRGPYVKVKGRWYLNLSSNDYLGLASQVPWGQLAEAAHQLGLGAGASRLLSGNHDLYEALESELARLYGRAALVFGSGYMANLGIISALVGRRDVIFADRLIHASLIDGLRLSGATFYRYPHGDMAALERLLQEKRPRFRRALIVTESIFSMDGDLADLATLVRLKEAYRAILLVDEAHAIGVRGERGLGLAEELNLIDNIDVLVGTFGKALGAYGAFAIVEEGLKEYLINRARSLVFTTALPAPVVAAALWAVRQLPRLSRQRRHLQELATGLRQALSRGPFPVLGESQIVPVVVGENQKTVELSNRLRQAGFFVLPIRPPTVPRGSARMRLSLSSEMTWKDLANLVELVVD from the coding sequence ATGGCCTGGGAGGCATATGAGGCCGAACTTGCGGAAATCGACCTGCGAGGAGAGAAAAGACGACTTCTTTCAGTAGAGGCCCGAAGGGGACCTTACGTTAAGGTCAAGGGCAGGTGGTATCTGAATCTCTCCAGCAATGACTATCTAGGGCTGGCCAGTCAGGTTCCCTGGGGGCAGTTGGCCGAGGCGGCCCATCAATTGGGGCTGGGAGCCGGGGCCTCTCGTCTTCTCTCCGGCAATCATGATCTTTACGAGGCCCTTGAGTCAGAGCTGGCCCGGCTCTATGGCCGGGCGGCTTTGGTCTTTGGCAGTGGTTATATGGCCAATTTAGGGATCATCTCTGCCCTGGTAGGCAGAAGAGATGTCATCTTTGCTGATCGTCTCATCCACGCCAGCCTCATTGACGGCCTCAGGCTCTCCGGAGCCACCTTTTATCGTTACCCCCATGGAGACATGGCGGCCTTAGAGCGCCTTTTGCAGGAAAAACGTCCTCGCTTCCGAAGGGCCCTTATTGTCACCGAATCCATCTTCAGCATGGATGGAGACCTGGCCGACCTGGCCACCCTGGTTCGTCTAAAAGAGGCCTACCGGGCCATTTTGCTGGTAGATGAGGCCCACGCCATTGGTGTCCGCGGGGAGAGAGGACTGGGGCTGGCTGAAGAGCTGAATCTTATAGATAATATCGATGTTTTGGTGGGCACTTTTGGTAAGGCCCTCGGGGCTTACGGGGCCTTCGCTATTGTTGAAGAAGGGCTTAAAGAATATTTGATCAACCGAGCCCGGTCACTGGTTTTCACCACGGCCCTGCCAGCTCCAGTGGTGGCCGCAGCCTTATGGGCCGTAAGACAGCTGCCGCGCCTCTCCCGGCAGAGACGACACCTTCAAGAACTGGCCACCGGTCTCCGTCAGGCCCTTTCCCGAGGCCCCTTCCCCGTTTTGGGAGAAAGCCAGATAGTCCCGGTGGTTGTGGGAGAGAACCAGAAGACGGTAGAACTCTCCAATCGGCTACGGCAGGCCGGGTTCTTTGTTCTTCCCATTCGTCCCCCCACTGTTCCCCGCGGATCGGCCAGAATGCGCCTTTCCCTCTCCTCCGAGATGACCTGGAAAGATCTCGCCAATCTGGTAGAACTGGTAGTGGATTGA